From the bacterium genome, the window CTTTCATAAACGGCTTCTTGCTTTTCAAGCTCCGCAAGCAGTCTGCCATAAAGAAAATGGAACTTCGCCTCCCCCTGATTCTGTTTAAGGAGTCTGTCATATTCCTCGAGAAGCACTTTCGGTTCGACTTCTCGAGCACGAATGAGTTGATACTGAATGTGTGCCTCGGTAAACTCGGGGTATTTATCGAGAGCAAGAAGGACCTCTTCTTTCGCTTGAGAAGTTTTTCCCTCTCTGTTGTATGCAAGACTGGCCTCATAATTGGATCTAGCAAGAAGATACTGTTTCTCCGATTTGCTTGTCCAACAACCGGAAAGCAGAACAGTAATTAAAAGCGTTAAGAACAGTGTTTTATACAAGTGCATATGTGAAACCCGCCGTTTAATGAACCCTAATCGCAAATCTTGCCATCGAGTTCGGGATGAATAAAGAAGAACTCCTTCTTCTCTTGGGGTGTCGGCATGAACTGTTCGAGATAGCGTAGTTTCATGCGTGCGATATCGGCAACACGCTCACAATCAGCGCAAATAGCGTTTTTATATATTTCATAGCAGCATTCGAAACGAAGTTTCTCTTTTATGCCAAGTCCTTCGGGTGGAACATCGGCGCGAGCCTTGCCAACACAAATATTCCCCTCGATAATTATTGCCTGACATGATTTAGGATCACAGCTTCTAGCTTTTCTGAGATATTGATTCGCCGAGGAATAACTGTTCATATCGACATACGTATCTGCTATGTCCAAAAGGAGCTTAATATTGTTCGGAGCTAGTTTTTCGGCTTCTCTAAAAGCCTGTTGAGCGAGATCATATTTGCCCTTAGCTGTGTGAACAAGACCCATATATTGATAACCTTTAGAGTCCTCGGGGTTCGCTTCGATATATGCATCAAGCGTCGCTACAGCGTTTTCATACTCGCCGGTATTTGCCTGCGCCCTCCCTAAGTTAAGAATATACTCAGTGTTGGAGGGATCGATTCTTGTGAGATTTTGATAGGCCTCGCGTACTCCCACCCAATTACCACGCACAAGATAGAGATCTGCCAGTTTTAGCCATGTGTCGATTTGGTCCGCGTCTGCCTTAACTGAATAATTAAACCAGACAACCGACGAATCGAGCATACCACGAGAAAGAAGAATAAGACCGATCTGAGTTGCTGAATAGGACTCTGTGGAGTCTAATTTATAGGCCATAGCGTATTCTGTGATGGCACTGTCGAGATATTCATGATTCTCGGAGGCTTTTCTCTGGAATAATGTGGCAATCCCGCGGTGGAGATAGCCTATCTCCGGGAACTTGGAGATTCCCTCTTTATAAACAGCAAAAGCGCTATCCGGTTGATCCATACGGAAATAGCTGTCTGCAAGGTATTTCCATGCACGGTTTTCCTCGGGATTGAGGTCATTAATTATTCTCTTAAAATGTGGTATTGCATCAACATATTGGCTATTTTTATAGTATTCCAAACCAAGAGATAAGGCTATTTTAATCTCCTGTTCAAGAGAATCGCTGCGTTGTTTTTCGGCCTCGGCGCGGGCAACTTCTTGAGCCTCGATCTGTTCAGCGGATGGTATTGTCGCACAAGATATGATAGCCATTAAAACAGTAGCTACAAAGATTGCAAAAACAATAAATCTCTTCATTTTTTCCTTACTTGATATTTAGCTTAATTTTAATAGTATATTCCTTATCATTCCGTTTGTCAACCCACGGGAATTATTAGGAAAACGAAAAAGGCGGGATACCCCGCCTTTTTCTAATCGCTGAGCTCGATCGCACCTGTCGGGCAAACTTGATAACACAAGCCACATGCCTCGCCAACACAGAAAAGCGGATTTATTTCCGCGCGCTTTTTCCCCTTTTCGTTGACCTCGCCGGTATTTATTGCAGGACACCCGAGTTTGAAACACTGGCCACAAGCAATACACTTATCAGGATCGACTTTGAAAGGCACTATCTTCATGCGTTTAATGTCCAGAAGAATGCACCTTCCGCGGTTGATAATAACCTTTGGTCCATCGAGGGTTTTTACCTTCTTTAAAATTTCGGTTATGTTCTCGATATCAAAAGCGTCTGTATCGAAAATATGCTCGATGCCTATAGCTTCAGCTAACTTGCGATAATTGAGTTTGGGGGATTCCTCTCCCATGAGTGTGATACCTGTCCCTGGGTGTTGCTGATGGCCGGTCATAGCCGTTATCGAATTGTCGAGTATGACCACCGTGATGTTGCTCTTATTGTAAACTATCTCGGCAAGGCCTGTCATACCGCTATGAATGAAAGTCGAATCGCCAATAAATGCTAGAGTGTTCTTGCCAAATTCTTTACCTCGTGATTTTTCCAGACCCTGGGCTATTCCAATCGAGGCTCCCATGCAAATGCAGGTTTCTCCCATTTCTAACGGGGGCATCATACCCAGTGTATAACAACCGATGTCGGTTGTTCCGGTGAACTTGAGCTTATGGGCAACATAAAAAATACCGCGATGGGGACAGCCGGGACACAGAACAGGTGGGCGCGGAGGCAGATTGGAAACATCGATTCTGTCGGGTTGTTTCTG encodes:
- a CDS encoding tetratricopeptide repeat protein, producing MKRFIVFAIFVATVLMAIISCATIPSAEQIEAQEVARAEAEKQRSDSLEQEIKIALSLGLEYYKNSQYVDAIPHFKRIINDLNPEENRAWKYLADSYFRMDQPDSAFAVYKEGISKFPEIGYLHRGIATLFQRKASENHEYLDSAITEYAMAYKLDSTESYSATQIGLILLSRGMLDSSVVWFNYSVKADADQIDTWLKLADLYLVRGNWVGVREAYQNLTRIDPSNTEYILNLGRAQANTGEYENAVATLDAYIEANPEDSKGYQYMGLVHTAKGKYDLAQQAFREAEKLAPNNIKLLLDIADTYVDMNSYSSANQYLRKARSCDPKSCQAIIIEGNICVGKARADVPPEGLGIKEKLRFECCYEIYKNAICADCERVADIARMKLRYLEQFMPTPQEKKEFFFIHPELDGKICD